A DNA window from Bradyrhizobium sp. CCBAU 53421 contains the following coding sequences:
- a CDS encoding SDR family oxidoreductase, producing MTNQANKVALVTGASRGIGAAVAERLAKDGFTVVINYSGDAKAAQAVADRIEAAGGRALTAKADVSDASAVRGMFDAAEAAFGGVDVLINNAGIMKLGRIADSDEAAFDQQVAVNLKGSFNTMREAARRLRNGGRIVNFSTSVVGTRLESYGIYVATKAAIESLTAILSKELRGRDITVNAVAPGPTATDLFLNGKSDELIERFAKMVPLERLGTPDDIANAVSFLAGPDGSWINGQTLRANGGLV from the coding sequence ATGACCAACCAAGCCAACAAGGTAGCTCTGGTGACGGGGGCCTCGCGCGGAATCGGCGCGGCGGTTGCCGAACGCCTTGCCAAGGACGGCTTCACCGTCGTCATCAACTACTCCGGCGACGCCAAGGCCGCCCAGGCGGTGGCCGACAGGATCGAGGCCGCCGGCGGCCGGGCGCTGACCGCGAAGGCCGATGTCAGCGACGCCAGCGCCGTGCGTGGCATGTTCGACGCGGCGGAAGCGGCATTCGGCGGCGTCGACGTGCTCATCAACAATGCCGGCATCATGAAGCTCGGCAGGATCGCCGACAGCGACGAAGCGGCGTTCGACCAGCAGGTCGCGGTCAATCTGAAGGGCAGCTTCAACACCATGCGCGAGGCGGCACGCCGGCTGCGCAATGGCGGACGCATCGTCAACTTCTCGACCAGCGTCGTCGGCACCAGGCTCGAGAGCTACGGCATTTATGTCGCGACCAAAGCCGCGATTGAATCGCTGACCGCGATCCTGTCGAAGGAGTTGCGCGGCCGCGACATCACCGTGAATGCCGTCGCGCCCGGTCCGACCGCGACCGATCTGTTCCTCAACGGCAAGTCGGACGAGCTGATCGAGCGCTTCGCCAAGATGGTCCCGCTGGAGCGGCTCGGCACGCCTGACGACATCGCGAACGCCGTGTCGTTCCTCGCCGGTCCCGACGGCTCCTGGATCAACGGCCAGACCCTGCGCGCCAATGGCGGCCTGGTCTGA
- a CDS encoding SDR family oxidoreductase: MKQVIVITGASSGFGRLTANALARAGHTVYASMRHTTGRNAAAVADIEEFARDNKVDLRALELDVGSQASVDKAIAQIVAEAGRLDVVMHNAGHMVFGPAEAFTPEQLAELYDVNVLSTQRVNRAALLQLRKQGRGLLVWVSSSSSAGGTPPYLAPYFAAKAGMDAMAVIYARELSRWGIETSIIVPGAFTGGTNHFAHSGRPADEARVAEYEAGPYAGFGDEIMKAFAAIVPEDADASLVADAIVKVVDTPFGKRPFRVHIDPTQDGAEVAFGVIDRVRNEMLHRVGSSDLLKPRVNG; the protein is encoded by the coding sequence ATGAAACAGGTCATCGTCATCACCGGCGCTTCGAGCGGCTTTGGCCGCCTCACCGCCAACGCGCTCGCCAGGGCCGGCCACACTGTCTACGCCTCGATGCGCCACACCACCGGCCGTAACGCCGCCGCGGTCGCCGATATCGAGGAGTTCGCTCGCGACAACAAGGTCGACCTGCGCGCGCTCGAGCTCGATGTCGGCTCGCAGGCGTCAGTCGACAAGGCGATCGCACAGATCGTCGCCGAGGCGGGCCGCCTCGACGTCGTCATGCACAATGCCGGCCACATGGTGTTCGGACCGGCGGAGGCGTTCACGCCCGAGCAGCTTGCCGAGCTCTACGACGTCAACGTGCTCTCGACCCAGCGCGTCAATCGCGCGGCGCTGCTGCAGCTGCGCAAGCAGGGCAGGGGACTTTTGGTGTGGGTGTCGAGCTCCAGCTCGGCCGGCGGCACGCCGCCTTATCTCGCGCCATATTTCGCGGCGAAGGCCGGCATGGATGCGATGGCGGTGATCTACGCCCGCGAGCTCTCGCGCTGGGGCATCGAGACCTCGATCATCGTGCCCGGTGCCTTCACCGGCGGCACCAATCACTTCGCGCATTCCGGCCGTCCCGCGGACGAAGCGCGCGTCGCCGAATATGAAGCCGGTCCCTATGCCGGCTTCGGCGACGAGATCATGAAGGCGTTCGCGGCGATCGTGCCCGAGGATGCCGACGCGTCGCTGGTTGCGGACGCGATCGTCAAAGTCGTCGACACGCCGTTCGGCAAGCGGCCGTTTCGTGTTCACATCGATCCGACGCAGGACGGTGCCGAGGTCGCATTCGGCGTGATCGACCGCGTCCGCAACGAGATGCTGCACCGGGTCGGCTCCTCCGATTTGCTCAAGCCGCGGGTGAATGGGTAG
- a CDS encoding phospholipase, giving the protein MSEAVVDDIVAVLPPLLQTLESLSFVARNLNPPDFDRVMQIAGEPEEALQAVRPRLADWPEKFAHIKTALEAAIEPALAGYAGLRAVQNGEGDLVSVFRALRYLPRAQEALYPLTELPPVSGFFIAPDLREDAELQAKLAATPNADTGIFHERNDPGSRGGFSMYVPEYYTPDRTWPLVMALHGGSGNGRGFLWSWLRDARSRGAILVAPTATGQTWALMGDDTDTPNLNRIVDQVCTRWKIDETRMLLTGMSDGGTFSYVSGLDGASRFTHLAPVAATFHPLMAEMADAERLRGLPIFITHGRLDWMFPVQTARQTQGLLSAAGARVTYREIDDLSHTYPREINAEIFRWLNGERADSV; this is encoded by the coding sequence ATGAGCGAGGCCGTGGTTGACGACATCGTGGCCGTGCTGCCGCCGCTGCTGCAGACGCTGGAATCGCTGTCCTTTGTCGCGCGCAATCTCAACCCGCCGGATTTCGACCGCGTGATGCAGATCGCGGGCGAGCCGGAAGAGGCCTTGCAGGCGGTGCGGCCGCGGCTCGCCGACTGGCCGGAGAAATTCGCGCACATCAAGACCGCGCTGGAGGCCGCGATCGAACCGGCGCTCGCCGGCTATGCGGGCTTGCGCGCGGTGCAGAACGGCGAAGGCGACCTGGTCAGCGTATTCCGCGCGCTGCGCTATCTGCCGCGGGCGCAGGAGGCGCTCTATCCGCTGACCGAACTGCCGCCGGTCAGCGGCTTCTTCATCGCGCCCGATTTGCGCGAGGATGCCGAGCTGCAGGCCAAGCTCGCGGCGACGCCCAACGCCGACACCGGCATTTTCCATGAGCGCAATGATCCGGGCAGCCGCGGCGGCTTCTCGATGTATGTGCCGGAGTACTACACGCCGGATCGCACCTGGCCGCTGGTGATGGCGCTGCATGGCGGCAGCGGCAATGGCCGCGGCTTCCTGTGGAGCTGGCTGCGCGATGCCCGCAGCCGCGGCGCCATCCTGGTGGCGCCGACCGCGACCGGCCAGACCTGGGCGCTGATGGGCGACGACACCGACACGCCGAACCTCAACCGCATTGTCGACCAGGTGTGCACGCGCTGGAAGATCGACGAGACGCGCATGCTGCTGACCGGCATGAGCGATGGCGGCACCTTCAGCTATGTGAGCGGGCTCGACGGCGCCTCGCGCTTCACGCATCTGGCGCCGGTCGCGGCCACCTTCCATCCGCTGATGGCCGAGATGGCCGATGCGGAGCGGCTGCGCGGCCTGCCGATCTTCATCACCCATGGCCGGCTCGACTGGATGTTCCCGGTGCAGACCGCGCGCCAGACCCAAGGCCTGCTGTCGGCCGCCGGCGCCAGGGTCACCTATCGCGAGATCGACGATCTCAGCCACACCTATCCGCGCGAGATCAATGCCGAGATTTTTCGGTGGCTGAACGGCGAGCGGGCCGACAGCGTCTGA
- a CDS encoding S1C family serine protease gives MPSTTEWKVPAAFQPRSEDYRYDLDRALMSVVGLHSIIPPDAFSAETLGTERAGNGVLIDDGLVLTIGYLITEAATVWLHLGDGRAVEGHALGFDFESGFGLVQALGRLDIDPLPIGSSAATQVGDNVVLGGAGGRTRSVASQIAAKQEFAGYWEYLLDEAIFTYPAHPNWGGTGLINNAGELIGIGSLQLERERSGRAEHVNMIVPIDLLKPVLSDLRRFGRVDRPARPWLGMYTTEIDNRLVVVGVASKGPAARAELKTGDVILAVDGDKVTSQTGFYRKLWSLGAAGVDVPLTVYHEGVTFDVTLSSIDRMKLLKAPQLH, from the coding sequence ATGCCCTCCACCACCGAATGGAAAGTGCCAGCGGCCTTTCAGCCCCGCTCCGAAGATTACCGCTACGACCTCGATCGTGCGTTGATGAGTGTGGTTGGGCTGCATTCGATCATTCCGCCTGACGCGTTCAGCGCCGAGACGCTCGGCACCGAGCGCGCCGGCAACGGCGTCCTGATCGACGATGGGCTGGTGCTGACGATCGGCTATCTGATCACCGAAGCCGCGACGGTGTGGCTGCATCTCGGCGACGGCCGCGCGGTCGAAGGCCACGCACTCGGCTTCGATTTCGAATCCGGCTTCGGCCTGGTGCAGGCGCTCGGACGGCTCGACATCGATCCGTTGCCGATCGGCTCGTCGGCAGCGACCCAGGTCGGCGACAACGTGGTGCTCGGCGGCGCCGGCGGCCGCACCCGTTCGGTCGCGAGCCAGATCGCGGCCAAGCAGGAGTTCGCGGGCTATTGGGAGTATCTGCTCGACGAGGCGATCTTCACCTATCCGGCGCATCCGAACTGGGGCGGCACCGGACTGATCAACAATGCCGGCGAGCTGATCGGCATCGGCTCGCTGCAGCTCGAGCGCGAACGCTCGGGCCGCGCCGAACATGTCAACATGATCGTGCCGATCGATCTGCTCAAGCCGGTGCTGAGCGACCTGCGCAGGTTCGGCCGTGTCGACAGGCCGGCGCGGCCGTGGCTCGGCATGTACACGACCGAGATCGACAACCGCCTCGTGGTGGTCGGCGTCGCCAGCAAGGGACCGGCGGCGCGCGCCGAGCTGAAGACCGGCGACGTGATCCTCGCGGTCGACGGCGACAAGGTGACCAGCCAGACCGGCTTCTACCGCAAGCTCTGGTCGCTCGGCGCGGCCGGCGTCGACGTGCCGCTGACCGTCTATCACGAGGGCGTCACCTTCGACGTCACGCTGAGCTCGATCGACCGCATGAAGCTGCTGAAGGCGCCGCAGCTGCATTAA
- a CDS encoding AMP-binding protein — MLIPLADVPRWYAERKPADAIAVSHGAETLTWIELERRANARARAFAAKGVKPGDFVAIGLPNSNAFFETTFAVWKCGATPTSLSWRLPRGEAAAVLEILKPSLVVGGEADWNAPNSLPVNFAPEGFSGESLDAPVARYWKAMTSGGSTGRPKVILDHNPAVIETTTPLMLGIPFEASLLNPGPLYHNAPFILSHAALFGGGRLTGMVKFDAEETLRLIERERVQWVNFVPTMMHRIWALPDEVRNRYDVSSLQIVFHMAAPMPPWLKEKWIEWLGPERVWELYGGTERQGACVISGVEWMAHKGSVGKIGETAKLRIIGEDGNDVAPGETGEIYFLPNDGAGSTYHYLGATPKRRPDGWESLGDIGRLDEEGYLYLGDRLADMVLRGGANIYPAEVEAAVSEHPEVRSCVVVGLPDPEFGQRVHAILELAESADAQKIADGMGDFLKDRLSRYKHPESFERVGTAPRDDSGKVRRTMLRDERAAWIKDNRSFRIMPARATAKSE, encoded by the coding sequence ATGCTGATCCCCCTCGCCGACGTGCCGCGCTGGTATGCCGAACGCAAGCCCGCCGACGCGATCGCCGTCAGTCACGGCGCGGAGACGCTGACCTGGATTGAGCTCGAGCGCCGCGCCAATGCGCGGGCACGCGCCTTCGCCGCCAAGGGCGTCAAGCCGGGCGATTTCGTCGCGATCGGGCTGCCCAACAGCAACGCGTTCTTCGAGACCACGTTTGCGGTGTGGAAATGCGGCGCGACGCCGACCTCGCTGTCATGGCGGCTGCCGCGCGGCGAGGCCGCAGCCGTGCTCGAGATCTTGAAGCCGTCGCTGGTGGTCGGCGGCGAGGCAGACTGGAATGCGCCGAACTCGCTGCCGGTGAATTTCGCGCCGGAGGGATTTTCCGGGGAGTCGCTCGATGCGCCCGTTGCGCGCTACTGGAAGGCGATGACCAGCGGCGGCTCGACCGGGCGGCCGAAGGTGATCCTCGATCACAACCCCGCCGTGATCGAAACCACGACGCCGCTGATGCTCGGGATTCCTTTTGAGGCGTCGCTGCTCAACCCGGGCCCGCTCTATCACAACGCGCCGTTCATCCTGTCGCACGCGGCGCTGTTCGGCGGCGGACGGCTGACCGGCATGGTGAAGTTCGACGCCGAGGAGACGCTGCGGCTGATCGAGCGCGAGCGCGTGCAGTGGGTCAACTTCGTGCCGACCATGATGCACCGGATCTGGGCGCTGCCCGACGAGGTGCGCAACCGCTACGACGTCTCCAGCCTGCAGATCGTGTTTCACATGGCGGCTCCGATGCCGCCCTGGCTGAAGGAGAAGTGGATCGAATGGCTCGGGCCGGAGCGGGTCTGGGAGCTCTATGGCGGCACCGAGCGGCAGGGCGCCTGCGTGATCTCGGGCGTCGAATGGATGGCGCACAAGGGCTCGGTCGGCAAGATCGGCGAGACCGCGAAGCTACGCATCATCGGCGAGGACGGCAACGATGTCGCGCCAGGCGAGACCGGCGAGATCTACTTCCTGCCTAACGACGGCGCGGGCTCGACCTATCACTATCTCGGCGCCACGCCGAAACGGCGGCCGGATGGCTGGGAATCGCTCGGCGATATCGGCCGTCTCGACGAGGAAGGCTATCTCTATCTCGGCGACCGGCTCGCCGACATGGTGCTGCGCGGCGGCGCCAACATCTATCCCGCCGAGGTCGAGGCCGCGGTGAGCGAGCATCCCGAGGTGCGCTCCTGCGTCGTGGTCGGTCTGCCTGATCCGGAATTCGGCCAGCGCGTGCATGCGATCCTCGAGCTCGCCGAGAGCGCCGATGCGCAGAAGATCGCTGACGGCATGGGCGACTTCCTGAAGGACCGGCTCAGTCGCTACAAGCATCCGGAAAGCTTCGAGCGCGTCGGCACCGCGCCGCGCGACGATTCCGGAAAGGTCCGGCGCACCATGCTGCGCGACGAGCGCGCCGCGTGGATCAAGGACAACCGCAGCTTCCGCATCATGCCCGCGCGCGCGACGGCGAAAAGCGAATAG
- a CDS encoding PilZ domain-containing protein translates to MASNGARIKVSREPRRQLNNRAAWITVDDGVTENACAVVDISPGGAKITTEVELEVKDRLALTLLADHAKRYPCEVVWRRGKTYGLKFVTAEAEPDGPVAEPVGAI, encoded by the coding sequence ATGGCGAGCAATGGAGCACGGATCAAGGTCAGTCGCGAGCCGCGGCGCCAGCTCAACAATCGTGCCGCATGGATCACCGTCGATGACGGCGTGACCGAGAACGCCTGCGCCGTGGTCGACATCTCGCCGGGTGGTGCCAAGATCACCACCGAGGTCGAGCTCGAGGTGAAGGATCGCCTTGCCCTGACGCTGCTCGCCGACCATGCCAAGCGTTATCCCTGTGAGGTGGTCTGGCGCCGCGGCAAGACTTACGGCCTCAAATTCGTGACCGCCGAAGCTGAGCCGGATGGACCGGTTGCGGAGCCGGTTGGCGCGATCTGA
- a CDS encoding LysR family transcriptional regulator — protein sequence MPRHDVSDLIAFLAVARDRSFTRAAARLGVSQSALSHTMRALEERLGVRLLTRTTRSVAPTAAGERLLAGIGPRFEEIEAELAALNALREKPAGTIRINAGEHAAETILWPALEKFLPRYPDIKVEITVDNGLANIVAERFDAGVRLGEQLAKDMIAVRIAPDFRMVVVGAPSYFKRRDRPKRPQDLTQHACINIRLPTHGGIYAWEFEKRGRPIKVRVDGQLVFNSTALRIRAALAGLGLAYVAEDQVHAQLAKGQLVQVLDDWCAPFPGYHLYYPSRRQSSPAFALLVDALRYRG from the coding sequence ATGCCACGACATGACGTCAGTGACCTGATCGCGTTCCTCGCGGTGGCGCGTGACCGCAGCTTCACCCGCGCCGCGGCGCGGCTCGGCGTGTCGCAATCGGCGCTCAGCCACACCATGCGCGCGCTGGAGGAACGGCTGGGCGTGCGGCTGCTGACCCGCACCACGCGCAGCGTCGCGCCGACTGCGGCCGGCGAGCGGCTGCTGGCCGGCATCGGACCGCGCTTCGAGGAGATCGAGGCCGAGCTCGCCGCGCTCAACGCGCTGCGCGAGAAGCCCGCCGGCACCATCCGCATCAACGCCGGCGAGCACGCCGCCGAGACCATCCTGTGGCCGGCGCTGGAGAAGTTCCTGCCGCGCTATCCCGACATCAAGGTGGAGATCACGGTCGACAACGGGCTCGCCAACATCGTCGCGGAGCGCTTTGACGCCGGCGTTCGCCTCGGCGAGCAGCTGGCCAAGGACATGATCGCAGTGCGGATCGCGCCTGACTTCCGCATGGTCGTGGTCGGCGCGCCGTCGTACTTCAAGCGGCGGGACCGTCCGAAACGGCCGCAGGACCTGACGCAGCACGCCTGCATCAACATTCGCCTGCCGACCCATGGCGGCATCTATGCCTGGGAATTCGAGAAGCGCGGACGCCCGATCAAGGTCCGCGTTGACGGACAATTGGTGTTCAACAGCACCGCGCTGCGGATCAGGGCGGCGCTCGCCGGGCTCGGGCTCGCCTATGTCGCCGAGGATCAGGTGCATGCGCAACTCGCCAAGGGCCAGCTGGTGCAGGTGCTCGACGACTGGTGCGCGCCGTTTCCCGGCTATCACCTGTATTACCCGAGCCGCCGGCAATCCTCGCCGGCTTTCGCCCTGCTGGTCGATGCGCTGCGCTATCGGGGATAG
- a CDS encoding aldo/keto reductase: MQKRKLGDSNLEVSAIGLGCMGLSFAYGPAVEKAAGIALLRGAVERGITFFDTAEVYGPFVNEELVGEALAGVRNDVVIATKFGFDIGSMAERHRSLNSRPEHIKAVADASLKRLKIDVIDLFYQHRVDPSVPIEDVAGAVKDLIAAGKVRHFGLSEAGAQTIRRAHAVQKVTALQSEYSLWERGVEAEILPLLEELGIGFVAYSPLGRGFLTGAISASTTFASDDFRNLVPRFTPEARRANQALVDQLGRIAAGKGATVAQIALAWLLAQKPWIVPIPGTTKLNRLEENIGAALIELSSADLAAIAKAVTAVEVQGARYPEQLLGMVGR, from the coding sequence ATGCAGAAGCGTAAACTCGGTGACAGCAATCTGGAGGTATCGGCGATCGGCCTGGGCTGCATGGGCCTCAGCTTCGCCTATGGCCCGGCGGTCGAGAAAGCCGCAGGCATCGCGCTGCTGCGGGGGGCCGTCGAGCGTGGCATCACCTTCTTCGATACTGCGGAAGTCTACGGTCCCTTCGTCAACGAGGAACTGGTCGGCGAGGCGCTGGCAGGCGTTCGCAACGACGTCGTGATCGCCACCAAGTTCGGCTTCGACATCGGCTCCATGGCCGAGCGGCACCGCTCGCTGAACAGCCGGCCCGAGCACATCAAGGCGGTCGCGGACGCTTCGCTGAAGCGGCTCAAGATCGACGTCATCGATCTGTTCTATCAGCACCGGGTCGATCCCAGCGTGCCGATTGAGGATGTCGCCGGCGCCGTGAAGGACCTGATCGCCGCTGGCAAGGTCCGCCATTTCGGCCTGTCGGAGGCCGGAGCACAGACCATCCGCCGCGCCCATGCGGTGCAGAAGGTCACGGCGTTGCAGAGCGAATATTCGTTGTGGGAGCGCGGGGTGGAGGCGGAGATCCTGCCGCTGCTCGAAGAGCTCGGCATCGGCTTCGTCGCGTACAGTCCGCTCGGCCGCGGCTTTCTCACGGGTGCGATCAGCGCGTCCACGACCTTCGCCAGCGACGACTTCCGCAACCTCGTGCCGCGCTTCACGCCGGAAGCCCGCCGTGCCAATCAGGCGCTGGTCGATCAGCTCGGCCGGATCGCCGCCGGCAAGGGCGCGACGGTCGCCCAGATCGCGCTGGCCTGGCTGCTGGCGCAGAAGCCGTGGATCGTGCCGATCCCGGGCACCACGAAGCTCAATCGGCTCGAGGAAAACATCGGCGCCGCGCTGATCGAGCTGAGCTCCGCCGATCTCGCCGCCATCGCCAAGGCCGTCACCGCCGTCGAGGTGCAGGGCGCGCGCTACCCGGAGCAATTGCTCGGGATGGTCGGTCGCTGA
- a CDS encoding peptidoglycan -binding protein, with the protein MALARSRRSESGFNYWPGFVDALSTLVLSIVFLLSVFLVVQFFLSQEVTGKDKALEQLTAKIAQLNDLLSLEKLSKLTLDDQVSQLRAGLASAEGERDRMKGLYEGLANSGNDAQGRANELNKALDSEKAVSSRALAQIEVLNQQISALRRQLAALEEALDASEKRDKDSQSRIADLGQRLNVALAQRVQELSKYRSEFFGRLRAILGNRPDIRIVGDRFVFQSEVFFDTGQATLLPEGKTELDTVASALIDLDKQIPAEIAWVLRVDGHTDVRPINSPLFKSNWELSSARAISVVQYLVSLGVPAQRLVAAGFAEFQPLDTAQTEEAYKRNRRIELKLTER; encoded by the coding sequence ATGGCCCTCGCCCGCTCGCGCCGCAGCGAATCCGGCTTCAACTACTGGCCCGGCTTTGTCGACGCATTGTCGACGCTGGTGCTGTCGATCGTGTTCCTGCTGTCGGTGTTCCTGGTCGTGCAGTTCTTCCTGTCGCAGGAAGTCACCGGCAAGGACAAGGCGCTGGAACAGCTCACCGCCAAGATCGCCCAGCTCAACGACCTGCTGTCGCTGGAGAAGCTCTCCAAGCTGACGCTCGACGACCAGGTGTCGCAGCTGCGCGCCGGCCTCGCCTCAGCGGAGGGCGAGCGCGATCGCATGAAGGGGCTCTATGAGGGGCTCGCCAATTCCGGCAACGACGCGCAGGGCCGCGCCAACGAGCTCAACAAGGCGCTGGACTCCGAGAAGGCCGTGTCGTCGCGCGCGCTGGCGCAGATCGAGGTGCTGAACCAGCAGATCAGCGCGCTGCGCCGCCAGCTCGCCGCACTGGAAGAGGCGCTCGACGCCTCGGAGAAGCGCGACAAGGATTCGCAGAGCCGGATCGCCGATCTCGGCCAGCGCCTCAACGTCGCGCTGGCGCAACGGGTGCAGGAATTGTCGAAGTACCGCTCGGAGTTCTTCGGCCGGCTGCGCGCGATCCTCGGCAACCGCCCCGATATCCGCATTGTCGGCGACCGCTTCGTGTTCCAGTCCGAAGTTTTCTTCGATACCGGCCAGGCGACGCTGCTGCCGGAAGGCAAGACCGAGCTCGATACGGTCGCCAGCGCGCTGATCGACCTCGACAAGCAGATCCCGGCCGAGATCGCCTGGGTGCTCCGCGTCGACGGTCACACCGACGTGCGACCGATCAACAGCCCGCTGTTCAAGTCGAACTGGGAACTGTCCTCGGCGCGCGCGATCTCGGTGGTGCAGTATCTGGTCTCGCTCGGCGTGCCGGCGCAGCGCCTGGTCGCCGCCGGCTTCGCCGAATTCCAGCCGCTCGACACCGCACAGACCGAAGAGGCCTACAAGCGCAACCGCCGCATCGAGCTGAAGCTGACGGAACGCTGA
- a CDS encoding VOC family protein, giving the protein MLDHVTIGIRDIEQSKAFYDQALRALGIVRLYAEGTDFAGYGVRPKAFFWIGMRETPQSGAHVAFTAADRVTVDRFYADAIKAGGKDNGPPGLRPHYHANYYGAFVLDPDGHNIEAVCHAPQD; this is encoded by the coding sequence GTGCTGGACCACGTGACCATCGGCATCCGCGATATCGAGCAGTCGAAGGCGTTCTACGATCAGGCGCTGCGCGCGCTCGGCATTGTCAGACTCTATGCCGAGGGCACCGATTTCGCGGGCTATGGCGTCCGTCCGAAGGCCTTCTTCTGGATCGGAATGCGCGAGACCCCGCAGAGCGGCGCGCACGTTGCCTTCACTGCGGCAGATCGTGTCACGGTCGATCGCTTCTACGCGGACGCGATCAAGGCCGGCGGCAAGGACAACGGACCGCCCGGCCTGCGGCCGCACTATCACGCGAACTATTATGGCGCCTTCGTCCTCGATCCCGACGGCCACAACATCGAGGCCGTCTGTCATGCGCCGCAAGACTGA
- a CDS encoding flagellar motor protein MotA, with amino-acid sequence MPPSRSEMEIELSKLSSPRIFLVRMLVFLVLCGLVGVVLYKQIVTAFFANPGLNALIGAVLLIGIILAFRQVIRLYPEVAWVNNFRIADPGLAIERRPTLLAPMAAILGGERTGRMSISQQTMRHLLDSIATRLDEARDISRYMTGLLVFLGLLGTFWGLIETVGSVGKVIDGLKVGGDAGALFDTLKEGLAAPLGGMGISFSSSLFGLAGSLILGFLDLQSSQAQNRFYTDLEDWLATTVRGISGEGVGSGGADLQGAIDRLRATFEEGGAGGGGRSTTAAMANLAEAIQGLVAHMRTEQQMIREWADGQGEQNREIKRLLERLARQPEKS; translated from the coding sequence ATGCCCCCTTCCCGATCCGAGATGGAGATCGAACTGAGCAAGCTGTCCTCGCCCAGGATCTTCCTGGTGCGGATGCTGGTCTTCCTGGTGCTCTGCGGCCTGGTCGGGGTCGTGCTGTACAAGCAGATCGTCACCGCCTTCTTCGCCAATCCCGGGCTGAACGCCCTGATCGGCGCCGTGCTGCTGATCGGCATCATCCTGGCATTCCGCCAGGTGATCCGGCTCTATCCCGAGGTCGCCTGGGTCAACAATTTCCGCATCGCCGATCCGGGCCTTGCGATCGAGCGCCGCCCGACGCTGCTTGCCCCGATGGCGGCAATCCTCGGCGGCGAGCGCACCGGGCGGATGTCGATCTCGCAACAGACCATGCGGCATCTGCTCGATTCGATCGCAACCCGCCTCGATGAAGCCCGCGACATCTCGCGCTACATGACCGGCCTGTTGGTGTTCCTCGGCCTGCTCGGCACCTTCTGGGGCCTGATCGAGACGGTAGGCTCGGTCGGCAAGGTGATCGACGGGCTCAAGGTCGGCGGCGACGCCGGCGCGCTGTTCGATACGCTGAAGGAGGGCCTTGCCGCCCCGCTCGGCGGCATGGGCATTTCGTTCTCGTCCTCGCTGTTCGGCCTCGCCGGCTCGCTGATCCTCGGCTTTCTCGACCTGCAATCGAGCCAGGCCCAGAACCGCTTCTACACCGACCTCGAGGACTGGCTCGCCACCACCGTGCGCGGCATCTCCGGCGAGGGTGTCGGCAGCGGCGGCGCCGACCTGCAGGGCGCGATCGACCGGCTGCGCGCCACCTTCGAGGAAGGCGGCGCCGGCGGCGGCGGCCGCAGCACCACGGCGGCGATGGCCAATCTTGCCGAGGCGATCCAGGGGCTGGTTGCGCATATGCGCACCGAGCAGCAGATGATCCGCGAATGGGCCGACGGCCAGGGCGAGCAGAACCGCGAGATCAAGCGGCTGCTCGAGCGCCTCGCCCGCCAGCCCGAGAAGAGTTGA